Sequence from the Halomarina litorea genome:
CCATCGAACGTCGGGCGGGCGGTGGGTGGGAGCCGTTGAGCGACCCGCTCCGGTTGCTGCGTGACCTCGGTGAGACGACGGACCTCGATGGACTCACCGAGGGGAACCTCGTCCGGGAGTACAAGCGGACGCTACTCGCCGACGCCCACATCGAGGCACGCAGGCAGGACCGGGACGGGTTCGACCCGACGACCCTCGGCTATGCCGCCCTCGAAGGTGAGATGAGCGGACATCCATGGATCACCTACAACAAGGGTCGACTCGGCTGGGGGTACGACGACTACAGGGCGTACGCCCCCGAACAGCGGGAGTCAGTGAGGCTCTCGTGGGCCGCAGTCAGCAAGGAGCGAGCTGAGTTCGCCAGCACCGATGACGTCACCCACGACTCGCTCGTTCGGTGCGAACTCGGCGAGCACTACGACGTGTTCCGCGACCGCCTCGCCGCGCAGGGACTCGATCCGGACGGGTACTACTTCCTCCCGGTCCACGACTGGCAGTGGGAGAACAGTATCGTCCCGCTGTTCCCCGGTGACATCGCCGCCGCCGACATCGTCCCGCTGGGCGAGGGCCCCGACGAGTACCTCCCGCAGCAGTCCGTCCGGACGTTCGTCAACGTCGACGACGCGGAGAAGCACCACGTGAAGGTCCCGATGCGCATCCTCAACACGCTCGTCTGGCGGGGTCTCCCCGGCGAGCGAACGGAACTCGCGCCGACCGTCACGGAGTACATCCGGGGCATCTACGAGGACGACGAGTTCCTCCAGCGCGAGGGACTGATCCTTCCCGGTGAAATCGCGGGCGTCAACTACGACCACGGGGACTTCACCGATATCGACGGCTCGCCCTATCAGTACCACGAGCTACTGGGCGCGGTCTGGCGCGAGTCCATCTACACGTTCCTCGACGACGACGAGCGGGCGGTTACACTCTCCGCGCTGATGCACGTCGACGGCGAGGGGGTGCCATACCTCTCACGGCTCGTCGAGCGGTCGAGACTCACGCTCGACGAGTGGCTGGCGGAGTTCTTCGACACCCTGTTGCCGCCGCTCTTGCACTTCCTCTATCGCTACGGGACGGTGTTCTCGCCGCACGGCCAGAACACCATCCTCGTCGTGGAGGACGGGATTCCGGTGCGACTCGCCGTGAAGGACTTCGTCGACGACGTGAACGTGAGCGACCGACCGCTCCCGGAACTCGAATCGCTCCCCGACGAGATGCACGACGTACTGCGGAAGGAGCCACCGGAAGGACTCTGTCAGTTCGTCTTCTGTGGGCTGTTCGTCTGCGTCCTTCGGTACGTCGCGGACGTCCTCGAAACCCACGAGGGGTACGCCGAAGAGCGCTTCTGGACACACGCCCGCGAGACGATTCTCGGCTACCAGAGCCGGTTCCCGGAACTCGAAGAGCGTTTCGAGCTGTTCGACCTGCTCAAGCCGGAGTTCACGAAACTCACCCTCAACCGGAACCGCATCTTCGACACCGGATACGACGATGCGCCCCACCGCCCAC
This genomic interval carries:
- a CDS encoding IucA/IucC family protein, with the protein product MDPNDTTRRDALDAEHWETVERRLLTKVVEEFSYEEILTPREVAAGDDRSAYRFDLGETGYRFEATERLMDSLHVYGETIERRAGGGWEPLSDPLRLLRDLGETTDLDGLTEGNLVREYKRTLLADAHIEARRQDRDGFDPTTLGYAALEGEMSGHPWITYNKGRLGWGYDDYRAYAPEQRESVRLSWAAVSKERAEFASTDDVTHDSLVRCELGEHYDVFRDRLAAQGLDPDGYYFLPVHDWQWENSIVPLFPGDIAAADIVPLGEGPDEYLPQQSVRTFVNVDDAEKHHVKVPMRILNTLVWRGLPGERTELAPTVTEYIRGIYEDDEFLQREGLILPGEIAGVNYDHGDFTDIDGSPYQYHELLGAVWRESIYTFLDDDERAVTLSALMHVDGEGVPYLSRLVERSRLTLDEWLAEFFDTLLPPLLHFLYRYGTVFSPHGQNTILVVEDGIPVRLAVKDFVDDVNVSDRPLPELESLPDEMHDVLRKEPPEGLCQFVFCGLFVCVLRYVADVLETHEGYAEERFWTHARETILGYQSRFPELEERFELFDLLKPEFTKLTLNRNRIFDTGYDDAPHRPHASEHGTVTNALHEVGGQSADVTNTSGTGDD